The Chitiniphilus purpureus sequence GCCGCGTCTGCCGTTGCAGCCGTTCGGCTTTGATCACGTCCTGCCCGTAGGCATGCGCCTGTTCGCTCACCCGCGCCAGCGCATCGTGCTGGGCCCGGCGGAATTCGGCCCGGGTGGCTTCGCGCTGCTGGCGGTTGGCCAGGATGGCGGCGTCCAACTGCTTCAGCGTGTTGCGCTGGCTGGCCAGGTCCTGCTCGGTTTCGATGCGGGCCTGTTCCTTGTCCAGGTAGCCGTGCTTGGAGATGAAGTTCTTCGCCGCCAGGTCTTTGAAATCGGCCTCGCGCTGCTGCATCAGCGGCAGCGTCTGCTCCAGCTTGCGCACCTGGGCCTGGGTGGCGGCGTATTCGGCCTGTTTCTGGGTGGTGGCGGCATCCAGGGTGGCGAGCCTGGCTTGCAGTTCCTGCCAGCTGCTGTGCATTTCCGCCTGCTTGGCGGTGCGCCGGACGGCGTAGTCCGGGTGGCGGTGCAGTTGGGGATCATCGGCCAGGATGGGCGGGGCGCCGGCTGCCAGCGCGGCCAGCAGGGCCTGGGCCTTGCGCTGGTCCAGCCGCGCATCCAGCCAGGCGCTGTGGTGTTTGCTGGCGTCGGCACGGGCGAGGGTGGCGTCCAGCTCGATCAGCAGTTGCCCGGCCCGGACGTGCTGGCCATCGCGCACATGGATGGCGGTGATGACACCTGGCTCCAGCGGTTGCACCACCTTGCTCTGGTTGGAGACCACGAGCTTTCCTGGTGCGACAGCGACGATGTCGATCTTGCCCAGGCAGGCCCACAGTACGGTGAGGGTAAGGAAGGCGAGCAACAGCCAGAGGGTGAGGCGGGCGGCGGGGTGGGGTGGGGATTCCTGCAGTTCCAGTGCGGCGGGCAGGAAGGCGCGTTCGGTGGCGAGGCGGTCTGGCGGGTCGGCATGGTGGCGGATCTGCCACGCGGCACGGCAGACCGCCCAGTGGCGCGCTGTAAGCTATTGCAGCGATTTGAAAAGTAATGAGGGCACTGGAGTGTGAAAAATGACAATTTGTGCGAGGCAGTATATTTATCGGCAAAGTGGCTGGTGCATTTGTAAGCATGTTGACGACGAGTGGCGGGGAGGCAGGCAGACAAGCCGTGTTTCAAAGCGCCCCGCGCACGTGCTGTAACGCCGCATATCGGAAAGCGCTCCGCGCCTGTTTCACAGATAACTTACGAAAATGTGTCTCTGTAAAAAAGGTGCTATGGTCCCGCCTGCCATTCAATGACAACGGGTTGCCATGCACTTTGATCTGCGCCTAAAGCTCGTCGGGCTGGGGATGTTGCTGTGTGGTGCCGTCCACGCCACCCCGTTGGCCGAGTGCCTGGGGTTTTCCGCCAACGATACGGTGCTGATCGTCAACCCCGACGATGTCGGCATGCATCGCGATCTGGACAAGGCGGCATTCGAGCTGCTGGATGAGGCACTGATCCAGGATCTTTCCGTGATGGCACCGGCCCCGAATTTTGCCGGGGCGGCACGTGAGGCCACTGCGCGTGGGCTGAAGGTCGGTGTGCACCTGACCTTGACCAACGAATGGCAGCAGGCGCTGCCCTGGGGGGGCGTGCTGCCGGCGGCGGAGGTGCCTTCGCTGTACAACCCGCAGGGCCGGTTGTGGGCCACGACCCGTGAGGTGGCCAAGCACGCCAAACCCGATGAGGTCAGGCGCGAGTTGCGGGCGCAGATCGCCAAGGTACGCGCTGCCGGGCTGCAGATCAGCCATCTGGATGCGCACATGATGTTCTGGGCTGCTGACCGCACGCTGTTTGAGATCTATGTGTCGCTGGGCGAGGAGACCGGCATCCCGGTGCTGATGCAAAGCGGGTTCCTGCCACTGGCGCAGCAGTTGGAAGTGAATCGCAAGCCTCAGGCCGCCGGCCTAGCCACACCCGATACCTTCTCCATGCTGTACGACCCGCCGCAGCGTCAGCACGGCGTGCCGTATCGCGGCTACGAGACATTGCTGGCCCAGTTGCCGCCTGGCGTACATGCGCTGGCCATCCATCCTGGTACGGACAGCGCCGAGACCCGGCACGCCATCGCCGATCTGCCACTGCGCTTGAGCGATTTTGCGGTGTGGCGGCAAGGTGCGTTGCAGCGCCAGATCGCCGGGCGTGGGATCAAGACCAGCAGCTACGCCCCGCTCCATGCGCTGCAGCAGCAACTGCACGCCTCGCCCAAGGCCCATTGCCTGCAGCGCCGGCCGTGAGCGATCCCATCGGGGCTGAACGGATCGTCACGGTGATCGGCTGCTCGTTGACGATGCGCCAATCGCCTTCCCGGTGAGGGGGCTCGCCGCTGTGCCTTCATGGCGTGACGCATGCACGCATGCACGCATGCACGCATGCACGCATGCACGCATGCTGCGCGGCATTGCCGGCATTGCCGGCATGCGGCCTTAGTTGCGCGGCCGGCCGGGCCCTGAACGGATTCCACCCCGCCCCCCTAGTGCCACCGCTAGGCGTCCCGCCATGACCTGTGGCGTGCATGTCGTATAAGCAACGGCGATTGCGGCATGCCGTAGGGTGCAAGGGCAGGGCGTGCCCAAGCCCGGGTGCCAGCCCCGGTGGGTTCCGATGCCGCCTGCGCCCCCGTCCCGATCTTTGCCTGCCCTGCCATAGCGCACATGCCCGATGCATGCTGCGCGGCCCGGTTTGTCGTATTGGCTGTCCGGCTTGTCTGTGATTGCCCAGTCGTGCTTTGCGGTACATGGATTCTCCTATGCTGGGCGCGTCGCGCCGGTGCGCCAGCTCGGGTAGCCGGTGCGGCGCGCAGCCGGGCGCAAGCATCGGCTGCGCTGCACGATCACAACAACGGAGCATCACACTGAGAAAGGAGTCGATCGATGTTGAAATATGTCACGCCCATCGTGCTTGCCGCCGTGCTGGCGGCCTGCGGTTCGGATGGGGATAACACAGTCAGGCCGACACCCACCCCCACCCCGACGCCGGTTCCCACTCCGGTGCCGCTGGCGGGGGAACTGGTGTCCTATGTGCGCACCTGGCCGCTCGGTTCCACCCGTGCTGACATGGACAAGGGGGTGTACTGGCGCGCCGAGGATATCAAGGGCGATCGGATCAGCCGGCTCAATATCGCATTTGGCCTGATCCGCAACGGAACCGAGGTCTATATCCGCGAACTGGAACCGCAGCCCACCTCCGACGGCACCGGCACCATCGCGCCGTTCAGCAACATGTGGGATGAAGTCGCCAAGCTGCAGGCCAAGTATCCCTACCTGAAGATCAACTTCTCGATCGGCGGCTGGGGTGCGGACGGCTTCTCGGACATGGCACTCACCAAGGAATCGCGCGCCAAGTTCATCGAGAACGTGCTGGCGGTGGTGCGCGAGCGCAAGCTCTCGGGCGTGGACATCGATTGGGAATACCCGGTCGGTCCGCCGTGGGGGGGCAGCGAGATCAAGGTGCGGCCGGAGGACCGGGAGAACTACCCGCTGCTGCTTGAGGAAATGAAGGCGGCGCTCAACCAGCTCTCGGCCGAGACCAAGCAAAGCTATGCGCTCTCGACCGCGGTGCCGGTGGCCAACTGGTTCTTCCAGGCCAATGACATCCCGCGGGTCGCCAAGGCGGTGGATTTCCTCAAGGTGATGGCCTACGACATGTACGGCGGTTGGAGCCCCAACACCGGCCACCATGCCAATCTCTACCCCAATCCGGCCGATCCTGCCGCCGGGGGCGGGCGCAGTGTGTCGCAGGCGATGCAGGCCTACCTGAATCTGGGCGTGCCGCCGGAGAAGCTGCTGATGGGCGTGGCGTTCTATGGCCGGGCCTGGCGCGGTGTCACCCCGACCAACAACGGGTTGTACCAGAAGTTCACCAGCGCGGCCTTCCCGGACGGTGTCACCTGGGTGGACCTGAAGCGCGACTTCATCGACAAGAATGGCTACGTGCGCTACTGGGACGATGTGGCCAAGGCGCCGTATCTGTTCAACGGCGATACCTTCATCACCTACGAGGATGCCGAAGGGCTGCGCTACAAGGCCGACTTCATGAAGGAAAAGCAACTGGGCGGCATCATGATCTGGGAGCACGCCCATGACATGGACGGGGAGCTGATCACCCAGCTCAACCAGTACATGCGCAAGTAAGCGGGTCGGGGCGGTCACGCCCCGGTGGCCCGTGCGGTGCTCATCCGGGCTGCCGCACGGGTCGCCCCGGGCCACGCGGCATACATTCCCATCCCGTTTCGTTCTGCCAGGCAGCGCTTGCCTGCCCCTTCCTGGCCATTCCAGCCCCCGGCGCCGCGTATCTCCGTCATCGTGCATTACCAGGCTGCTCGCCTCAGCCGGCGCAAGGTCGGCGCGGTCACAGGCGCATCGACTGCTGTATGCACAATCTCAGCAGGGATACAGGCTTTCTGAATATTTACAAATGCCGGCGCATCGGTAATGCTGCCGCAGCATCGAGCCGTTCATCCGCAGCACAGGGGCCGCTATGAAAACATGGATACTGCAGCGCAATGCACGCAAATTGGGGTTGGGGGCGCTGTTGGTCCTGCTGGTCGCTGCAGCGATCGGCGGCTGGTGGTGGGGACAGCGCAGCGGCGCCGGGCCGGCCAATGCCGGCCTGCCGCCAGCCTTGCCCGACAGCGAATTCGCGGTGCTGGGCTGCAAGGCGGGTTATTGGGACGATGCGCCGGCGCTGGCGATCAGCTTCTCGCGCCCGTTGCTGCGCAAACAGGCGCTCGACCAGTTGTTCCAGGTGACCGACCTGGGCGTGCTGCCCGAAGACAAGGCGGCGTCGGCGCCGGTGCAGAAGCCCAAGGCGGTCAGCGGCGAGTGGGTGCTGGACGACGAGGCACGCACCGCCTATTTCGCCTCCACCGCCAAGCGGCGCTATGCCATCTCGCTCAAGCCGGGTCTGCGATCGGACGACCATGCGCGCATCGACCAGGGCCACCGGTGCGAAGTGGCGCTCGATGCGATGCCGCCGGCGTATTACTTCGCCAGCCGCGGTGTGGTGTTGCCGGCCAGCCAGAACGGCGGCCTGCCGGTGGTGACCGTCAACGTGCCCGAGGTGGACGTGCAGTTCCTGCGGGTGGCGCCGCAGCATATCCCGCGGTTTCTGGCGCAGGTGGTGGCGCCGCGCCGTGCCGACCGGTCCGGCGGCGAGCAGGAGGACGGGGAGGGTGAAGGGGGTGACGGGTCGCAGCTCACCTTGTCGGGGGCGGTCAGCGGCTGGACCCTGCAGAACCTCAAGCGCATCACCCAGAGCGTCTATCTGGGCCGCTTCCTGACCGATCCGCGCCCGCATCGCCGCAACGTTTCCTTTCTGCCGGTGGAAAACATCAAGGAGCTGCAGGCGCCCGGCATCTATGTGGCGGTGATGAGCCAGCCGGGCCGCTTCGGCTACGAATACCAGGTGACTTATTTCTATGTCACCGATATCGGCCTGCACGTGCACCGCGGTCACAGGCAGATCGATGCCTTTGCCACCTCGCTCAAGCACGGCGAGGCGCTGTCGGGCGTGTCATTCGAGCTGCTGGACACGCACGGCAAGGTACTGGCCCACGCGAGCGGTGACGGTGAAGGACACGCCGTGCTCGCCGATGTGCCGGACAGCGCGCGGGCGCTGGTGGCGCGCAAGGGCGAACAGCTGGCCACGCTGGCGCTGTTCGAGCCGGGGCTGGATCTGTCCGAATACGATATCGGCGGCCATCTGCCGCGCAATGCCAAGCTGTTCGCCTACAGTGGCCGCGATCTGTATCGCCCCGGCGAGCGCTTCTTTGTCTCGGTCCTGGCGCGCGATACCGATGGTCGCCCACTGCCGGCGCTGCCGCTCACTGCCACCCTCAAGCGCCCGGACGGCCAGACGGTGCAAAGCGCCACCTGGCAGCCCGACTCCAAACTGCCCGGCTACTACCAGCGGCAGCTGGCGCTGCCTGCCGATGCACAGACCGGCACCTGGCTGCTCGAACTGCGGGCCGATCCGGCGGCCAAGTCGGCCGACACCGTGCTGAAGCTGCAGGTCGAGGAGTTCCTGCCCGAGCGGATGAAGCTGGCGCTGCAGGCCGCGGTGCCGGCGGCTGGCGCGCTCGGCGGGTTCGATGTGGCGGTGCAGGGCGCCTACCTGTTCGGCTCGCCGGCTTCGGGCAACCGGCTGCTCGGCACTGTATTCGCCGAGCGCCTGCCGCAGGCGCTGCCGCGGCAATGGCCCGGCTTCCTGTTTGGCGATTTCGCCGACGACGAGCGCAAGCAGCGCCGCGAGCTGGAGGAGGTGGCGCTGGACGAGGCCGGCCGTGCCAGCGTGACCGTGCCGCTCGAACTCGCCGGTGCCAAGTCGCCGATGCTGGCGCGCGCCTCGTTCAGCCTGCTCGAATCGGGTGGCCGGCCGGTGGTGCGCTCGATCGAGCACACGCTGTGGCCGGCCGAGGCCATGGTCGGCATCCGGCCGCTGTTCGATCGCGATGTGGCGCGCGAGAACGACAAGGCCGCGTTCGAGCTGGTGCGGGTGACGCAGGCCGGCGTGCCTGCGCCACCGGTGACCGCCAAGGTGCGCCTGATCCGCGAGGACCGCGACTTCTACTGGCGCCACGACGATCAGCGTGGCTGGCATTCGGGCTACACCGAAACCGACCAGCCGGTGTACAGCGGCACCGTGCTGCTCAAGGGCCGCGCTGCATTGGCCCTGCCGGTCACATGGGGCCGCTACCGGCTGGAAGTGGAGGACCCGGACACCCGCCTCGCCGCACGCTATCGCTTCTATGCCGGTTGGGGGGCGCAGGATGCAGAGGCGATGGGCAATCGTCCCGACCGGGTGAACCTGAAGCTGGCGGGTGTGCCGGCCAAGCCGGGTGGCCAGGTAAGGTTGACCATCCTGCCGCCGCACGACGGCGAGGCGCTGGTGATGGTCGAGGGCGACAAGGTGCTGTGGCGCAAGCGCGTGTCGGTATCGGCCAAGGGCACCGAGGTCGACATCCCGGTGGCGGCGGATTGGAAGCGGCACGATCTGTACGTTTCGGTGGTCGCGTTCCGCCCGGGCAGCAAAGGGGATCGCGTCACGCCGGCGCGCGCGCTGGGGCTGGCCTATCTGCCGCTGGCCAGTGCCGAGCGCAAGTTCAGGCTGGCGCTGGCCGCACCGCGCCAGGCCAGGCCGCAGACCCGGGTACCGGTAAAGCTCAAGCTGGATGTGCCGGACAGCACGGCGTTCGTCACGCTGTCGGCGGTGGATGTGGGCATCCTCAACATCACCCGCTTCAAGACCCCTGATCCGTTCGACTTCCTGTTCGGCAAGCATCGCTACGGGCAGGATCTGGCGGACCTCTATGGCAAGCTGATCGAGAAGATGGAAGGCAATGCCGGCAAGCTCAAGTGGGGGGGCGACAGTGCGATGCGCGGCAGCCAGGAGCGGCCGAGCAAGGTCAAGCTGGTCGATCTCTTCAGCGGCCCGGTGCGCTTTGACGCCAAGGGTGAAGCCACGGTGATGCTGGATATCCCCGATTTCAACGGCACCCTGCGGCTGATGGCGGTGGCCGCCAGTGCCTCGCGCTACGGCAATGCCGAGGCCGAGCTGACCGTGGCGGCGCCGGTGGTGGCCGAGCTGGCGACGCCGCGCTTCATCTCGCCGGGCGACCAGGCGACGCTGGCGCTGGATGTGACCAACCTGACCGGTGCCACGCAGACCTTCACGGTCCGTCTCAGCGCCGGCAGGCCGGTGCGCATCCGGGAGGGCGAGCAGAAGATCACGCTCAAGGACAAGGAGCGCCGCACGCTGCGCTACACCGCCGATGCCACCGATGCCTATGGGCTGGCGCGGCTCGATTTCTCGGTGGCGGGCAGGGTTGCCGGCAAGCCGCTGCTGATCAAGCGCGACGCAGCGTTGCAGGTGCAGCCGCCGTTGCCGCTGGAGCGCAATGTCACCCGGGTCAAGCTTGATCCGGGGGCCGAGCAGGCGGTCGGCGGCGAGGTGATCGCGCGTTACCACGCCGATTCGGCGGCGGTCACGCTCACGGTGTCCAATACGCCGCCGCTCAATGTGCGCTCGCTGATCAAGGGCCTGCTCGACTACCCCTACGGCTGCCTGGAGCAGACCACCAGCGCGGCCTATCCGCACCTGTTCGTCGACGAGGCGGCCGCCCGGTCCTACGGGCTCACACCGCGCACCCGCGAGGAGCGCGCCCGTTTCATCGAAGGCGCGCTCGCCCGCATCGCCGGCATGCAGCAAAGCGACGGCGGCTATTCGCTCTGGGGCGGTGGCGGCGGCAGCGGCGAGCCCTGGCTGTCCGCCTATGTGGCGGGCTTCTACCAGGATGCGCGCGAAGCCGGTTTTGCCGTGCCGGACATGCTCTACCGGCGCACGCAGGATTGGTTGCTGACGCAGCTGCAGCAGGCGCCGGCCGATTTTCCGGGCTATGGCAAGCGGCTCGCCGACAAGCTGGGCGAAGCAGGCGTGGTCAAGGGGACGCTCGACGGCGGCGAGTACGAACAGCTGCGCATGGATCACCAGCGGTTCGCCGCCGCGGCGCATCAGGGCTACGTGCTGGCGCGCGACCAGAAGGCGCCGCTGGCGACCTTGCGGGTGCTGTTCGACAAATATGCGCCCCGGGCGCGCTCGCCGCTGGCACTGGTGCAACTGGGGCTGGCGCTCAAGCTGATGGGCGACCAGAAGCGCGCCGCCGCCGCCTTCGAGCTGGCGTTCCGGCGCCCCTATGGCATCGCTGCAGCCTATGACGGCGGCTGGGGGGAATGGCTGGGCGACTACGGCAGCGCGGTGCGTGACCGGGCGCTTGCCTACGCCTTGCTGGTGCGCCACGGCATCACCCACCCGCAGCGCGAGAACATGCTGTATGAGCTGGCCGACACGCTCAAAGGCACACGCGGGGCGTACTACTCGACGCAGGAACGACTGGCGCTGCTGTTGGCGGCGCGCGCCGCCGGCACGCAGGCACAGGGCGAGTGGCAGGCCACGTTGCAGACCGGGGCCAGCGCGCGGACGCTCTCGGGCAGGCACAGCCAGAGCGTGACGCTGGACGCGGCGCAGCTCGCGCAGGGCGTGAAGCTGGTGAACCGGCATGGCGGCCCCCTGTTTGCCGAGATCGAAGCGAGCGGCTATCTGCGTGAGCTGCCCAAGCCGCGCGGCGAGGAGATCCAGCTGGAGCGCCGCTGGTTCTTCGCCGACGGCAAGCCGTACGACGGCCGCGCGCTCAAGGTGGGTGAAACGCTGATCGCGCGTCTGCAGGTGAGCGCGCGCCAGCGCATCGAGGATGGCCTGATCGTCGACCGGATCCCGGCCGGGCTGGAGATCGAGAACCTCAACCTGAGCGACGGCGAGCGGCTGGACCGGCTGCAGGTGGAAGGCCGACCGTTGCGCGAGGCGCTGCAGGACGAGCGCGTCAAGCATCGCGAGTTCCGCGACGATCGTTTCGTCGCCGCCGCACGGATCGACGGCTCGCGTCTGGCGCTATATTACCTGCTGCGGGTGGTCACCCCGGGTCGTTTCGTGGTGCCCCCGAGCTATGCCGAGGATATGTACCGGCCGCAGCTGATCGGCATCGGTGCCGCGAGCCCGGCGATCACGGTGACCGACCCGCGCGGATGATGGCGGGCTGCGCCGGGTCCCGGCCGGCGCAGCCCTTTGCCGCCAGCTGACGCTTGCGCTGCGCCTGCCGAAAAGCCACCGGCCGGGTAGGGCCCGGCCGGTGGCGGATTGCGCCATGGCGTCGGATCAGATGCCGACCACGCCGCCGTCTTCCTTCCAGATCGCCACGGTCGCAGAGCGCGGCCGGCCGCCGGCGCCGGCGATACCGGGGGCGCCTTCCGGCCACTTGCTGAATGCGGTGGGTTGGGCAAGCAGGTATTCATCCAGCGATTGCCCCGCCGGCGGCTTGGGCGCGTTGGGTCCGCTGACTTCGCCCGGGTGCTGCACGTTGATGAACACCGTCCGCATGTCCGGGGTGAAGGTGATGCCGGTGATCTCGCAGCCATCCGGGCCCACCAGGAAGCGGCGGATCTCCTTGCTGGCCGGGTCGGCCACCAGCATCTGGTTGTTGCCCTGACCTTGGTAGCGGTCGGTATTGGCATTGCTGCCGTCGGTCTCGATCCACAACAGGCCGTTCGGCGAGAACGCCAGGCCGTCCGGGCTGTTGAAGGTGTTCTCGGCGTTGATGTTGGCTGAGCCCGAGCGCAGGTCGGTCCGGTCCGGATAGGCGACCGGGTTGCCGGCAAGCACGAACAGATCCCATTCGAAGCGCGTGCCGGCGGCGTCGCCACCGGCTTCGCGCCAACGGATGATCTGGCCGTAGCGGTTCTCGGCACGCGGATTGGCCTCGTCGGTGACGGTACGGCCGCTGTTGTTGGTCAGCGTCAGGTAGACCTCGCCGGTGGTCGGGTGCACCGTCACCCATTCGGGCCGGTCCATCTTGGTGGCGCCGACCGCATCGGCGGCGAGCCGCGCATGGATCAGCACGGTGGCCTGGTCGGGAAAGGCCGCATTTGTGGCCAGGGTGGCGTTGGTGGCCTTGTCCAGCAGGATCCACTCGCCGTCGCCCATCATGTCGCCGGTGACCGCGCCCGCGGTGAACCTGGCGACAAACAGCCTGCCACTGTCGAGCAGGTTGCGGTTGGCCGCCGGGTTGCCGGCGTCGTAGGCGGCGTCCGAGACGAACTTGTAGACATAGTCGTTGGCCTGGTCATCGCCCATGTACACCACCACCCGGCCGTCCTTGGCCAGCGTCATCGCGCAGTTCTCGTGCTTGAAGCGGCCGAGCGCGGTGCGCTTTTTCGGCGTCGAGGTGGCGTCCCACGGGTCGATCTCCACGATCCAGCCGAAGCGGTTCGACTCGTTCGGCTCCTTCACGTAGTCAAAGCGCTGGTCCAGCTCTTCCCAGCGGTAGCCGGTGCCGCGGGCGGAGAGTCCGTAGCGCTTCATCGGCTCGGTGCGGCTGTCGGTGCCGGCGGTGGTGCCGAAATAGCTGTTGAAGTTCTCTTCACAGGTCAGGTAGGTGCCCCACAGCGTCCAGCCGTTGCCGCAGTTGTTCAGGGTGCCGAGCACGCTGGTGCCGCTGGGGTCGCCGGCAGTCTTGACCAGGGCATGGCCGGCCGCCGGCCCGCTCAGCGTCATCGGGGTGTTGCCGGTGATGCGGCGGTTGTAGGCGGAGCCGATCTGGACCTGCCACTGGCCGCCGATCCGTTTGACATGGATCACCGACACCCCATGCGCGTGCTGCGCCTTGCGCACCTTGTCCAGCGTCCAGGCGTTGGGATAGCTCTGGCCGGCTTCGGGCTTGAACAGGTATTCGTAGTTGCAGTACTCGTGGTTGACCACCAACAGGCCTTCATCGCTCTTTTCCTGGCCAGCGGCGTCATGCATCGGGAAGAAATGCATGCCGTCGTGGTTGTCGCCCACCTGCAGCGCCTGGTCGGCGCCGCTTTCGGACGCATCGCCCTTCCACGCTGGCGAATGGGCGAACAACGGGCTGCCCCATGGTGCGAGCACCTGGTAGGCGTAGCCTGACGGGACGACGATGCTGCTGCCCGAGCCCGCCGGCACGGCGGTGAAGCCCAGCGTGGGGCGCGGTACCGGGGTCGGTGTCGGTACCGGCGTGGGCTGCGGTGCCGGTGCGGGCGAACCGTCGCTCGAGCAGGCGGCCAGCGAGCCGCCGAGGAACAGCATCGCGGACAGGCCCACGCCGCGCTTGAGCACATTGCGGCGGGAGACGACGCGCTGCATCACGTCATTGAAATGTTCGTTGGCGGACAGGTTGGAAGGAAGATCGTCGGAATCGAAAGCACTCACGTATGCGCTCCTGGTCTATTGGAACCGGCGCCAGGCATCACAGGCTGGGCCGGTAGCGGGCGGCGCAATTGTGGGAAGCGGTGTTTACGCGCGTATGGCGTCAGTGTGACAACTTGGTTGCAACGGCATCACGGCAGCATGAACCAGTGCGGATGCACCGCACGCAGCCGCGCCAGTGCCGGGCGGCTTACCGGCACGCGCTGGGTGCCGAGCAGCAGTTCGTACTGCCCCTTGCCCACATGCTCGGCACGCGTAACCTTGCGCGGGTTGACCAGGTAGGAGCGATGCACCTGCAGCAGCGTATCGTCACCGAAGTAGCGCCGGATGACGCGCAGCCGCAGCGTGATATGCAGCGGCAGGCCGCCGTCGGCGGTATGCAGGCCGCTGTAGCCTTTGTCGGCGCGGATGAACAGCAGCCGGTCGCGGCGTGAGGCGATTTCGTACAGCTCGGCCAGCACATGCGGATGGCGCGTCAGTGCGGTCAGATGCCGGCGCACCAGCGCGATCTGCTGTGCCAGGTGGTGCAGCAGCGCCTCGTCCTCGGCATCGGCCGGTTCGTGGAACACCAGGGCGAGCTGGAAATCCGAGCCGTCGTCGGCGTTGAGCCATGCCTGCCGGCGATCCGCGCGCCAGTGCACGCCGGCATGCACCACGCCCGGGGCGCCCTGCACCATCTCGCCATCGGCCTGCAGCGATGTGCCGTCCTGCAGCAATGCCACGCCGGCCACCCGCGGTTGCCGGGCAAGAAAGGCCATCACGACTTCGAGCATCCGCTCGGCGGTGTTCTGTTCCCCGAGCCGGGCCAGCATCGCGTTCAGTTCGTCCAGGCGCGTCACGCCTGTGGGCGGATCGGCATCGGGCTGTGGTGCGGCATCGCTTGCCGGCGCGGCCACGGTGGCTGCAGGCGCCAGCACCGTCGCGTGCGCCTGCAGCCG is a genomic window containing:
- a CDS encoding PhoX family protein, whose translation is MSAFDSDDLPSNLSANEHFNDVMQRVVSRRNVLKRGVGLSAMLFLGGSLAACSSDGSPAPAPQPTPVPTPTPVPRPTLGFTAVPAGSGSSIVVPSGYAYQVLAPWGSPLFAHSPAWKGDASESGADQALQVGDNHDGMHFFPMHDAAGQEKSDEGLLVVNHEYCNYEYLFKPEAGQSYPNAWTLDKVRKAQHAHGVSVIHVKRIGGQWQVQIGSAYNRRITGNTPMTLSGPAAGHALVKTAGDPSGTSVLGTLNNCGNGWTLWGTYLTCEENFNSYFGTTAGTDSRTEPMKRYGLSARGTGYRWEELDQRFDYVKEPNESNRFGWIVEIDPWDATSTPKKRTALGRFKHENCAMTLAKDGRVVVYMGDDQANDYVYKFVSDAAYDAGNPAANRNLLDSGRLFVARFTAGAVTGDMMGDGEWILLDKATNATLATNAAFPDQATVLIHARLAADAVGATKMDRPEWVTVHPTTGEVYLTLTNNSGRTVTDEANPRAENRYGQIIRWREAGGDAAGTRFEWDLFVLAGNPVAYPDRTDLRSGSANINAENTFNSPDGLAFSPNGLLWIETDGSNANTDRYQGQGNNQMLVADPASKEIRRFLVGPDGCEITGITFTPDMRTVFINVQHPGEVSGPNAPKPPAGQSLDEYLLAQPTAFSKWPEGAPGIAGAGGRPRSATVAIWKEDGGVVGI